A section of the Paramisgurnus dabryanus chromosome 4, PD_genome_1.1, whole genome shotgun sequence genome encodes:
- the ssrp1b gene encoding FACT complex subunit SSRP1: MGDTLEFNEIYQEVKGSWNDGRLRLSKQTVVYKNSKTGKVDTISVTELTQAQWRRVCLGHGIKLSTSTGHIYKYDGFKDTDFEKISEYFKTNYKVELTEKDMSVKGWNWGTAKFNGPLLSFEVNDNSAFEIPLSSVSQCATGKNEVTLEFHQNDDTEVSLMEVRFYVPPTPGDEGSDPVEAFAQNVLSKADVIQATGDAVCIFRELQCLTPRGRYDIRIYPTFLHLHGKTFDYKIPYTTVLRLFLLPHKDQRQMFFVISLDPPIKQGQTRYHFLILLFSKEEDLSLTLNMNEDEVERRFEGKLNKNMSGSLYEMVSRVMKALVNRKITVPGNFQGHSGAQCITCSYKASSGLLYPLERGFIYVHKPPVHLRFEEIACVNFARGTTTTRSFDFEIETKQGNQYTFSSIEREEYGKLFDFVNAKKLSIKNRGFKEGMKGNDNMYSDSDDDQHDAYLERMKEEGKIREEGNDSDDSEGESDESFNPGEEDDDIAEEYDSKASASESSGNEGDSDGDRKKKPAKKAKLIKERKPRKKEKKAKDSDAPKRPMSAYMLWLNSSRERIKSENPGISVTEISKKAGEMWKQISREKKEEWEGKAEIAKKEYERAMREYKESGGGSSGSSKKEKKKKKGAKNEEKRKKPSGGREKEKERATGNDSFKSREFISSDESSSESEKGKRRKRKGSDDEEEVASTPPSSEESGSD, from the exons ATGGGTGACACATTGGAGTTCAATGAAATTTATCAGGAGGTCAAAGGCTCCTGG AATGATGGGCGCTTGCGCTTAAGTAAACAGACGGTGGTGTATAAAAACAGTAAGACCGGGAAAGTAGACACCATTTCTGTCACTGAGCTCACACAGGCGCAGTGGAGGAGAGTCTGTCTGGGTCATGGCATTAAACTGTCCACCAGCACTGGTCACATCTACAAATATGATGGCTTTAAAGATACT GACTTTGAGAAGATCTCAGAGTACTTCAAAACCAACTACAAAGTGGAGCTGACAGAGAAAGATATGTCCGTGAAGGGCTGGAATTGGGGCACTGCGAAGTTTAATG GACCATTACTTTCATTCGAGGTGAATGACAATTCTGCATTTGAGATCCCTCTCTCCAGTGTATCCCAGTGTGCAACGGGAAAGAATGAGGTCACATTGGAGTTTCATCAGAATGATGACACAGAGGTGTCTCTCATGGAGGTGCGCTTCTATGTCCCACCCACCCCTGGAGACGAGGGTTCAGATCCTGTGGAG GCATTTGCTCAGAACGTTCTGTCCAAGGCAGATGTGATCCAGGCTACAGGAGATGCCGTGTGTATTTTCAGAGAGCTGCAGTGTCTCACACCCAGGGGCAG GTACGATATCCGCATTTATCCCACATTCCTCCATCTGCATGGTAAAACGTTTGACTACAAGATCCCATACACCACAGTGCTCCGCCTCTTCCTGTTACCTCATAAAGACCAGAGACAGATGTTTTTTGTG ATCAGTCTGGACCCGCCCATTAAACAGGGCCAAACCCGctatcattttctcatccttctGTTTTCCAAAGAAGAGGACCTCAGTCTGACGCTCAACATGAACGA GGATGAGGTGGAGAGACGTTTTGAGGGGAAGCTTAATAAAAATATGTCTGGATCTCTCTATGAGATGGTCAGCAGAGTCATGAAGGCCCTGGTCAACAGGAAGATCACAGTCCCTGGAAATTTTCAAGG TCACTCAGGTGCACAGTGTATAACGTGTTCATATAAGGCAAGTTCAGGTCTGTTGTATCCGCTAGAAAGGGGTTTTATCTACGTGCACAAGCCTCCCGTACATCTGCGCTTTGAGGAGATTGCCTGTGTGAATTTCGCCCGAGGAACCACCACCACCCGCTCCTTCGACTTCGAGATCGAGACCAAGCAGGGCAATCAGTACACATTCAGCAGCATTGAGAG AGAGGAATATGGAAAGCTCTTTGACTTTGTTAATGCTAAGAAGCTAAGCATTAAGAACAGAGGCTTCAAAGAG GGCATGAAAGGTAACGACAATATGTACAGTGACTCAGACGACGACCAGCATGATGCTTATCTGGAACGCATGAAGGAGGAGGGCAAGATCCGTGAGGAGGGTAACGACAGTGACGACTCGGAGGGCGAGAGCG ATGAATCTTTTAATCCTGGAGAAGAAGATGATGACATTGCTGAAGA GTATGACAGTAAGGCCTCTGCCAGTGAAAGCAGTGGCAATGAAGGCGACAGTGATGGAGACCGGAAGAAGAAACCAGCCAAGAAAGCCAAattaataaaagaaagaaaaccaCGCAAGAAGGAG AAAAAGGCAAAGGACAGCGATGCCCCCAAAAGGCCAATGAGTGCCTACATGCTGTGGCTGAATTCAAGTAGAGAACGGATCAAATCAGAGAACCCGGGCATCTCTGTCACAGAAATCTCAAAAAAAGCTGGAGAAATGTGGAAACAGATCAGCAGAGAGAAGAAAGAG GAGTGGGAAGGAAAAGCAGAAATTGCCAAGAAAGAGTACGAACGAGCAATGAGGGAATACAAAGAGAGCGGCGGAGGCTCCTCTGGCTCCTCAAAAAA ggaaaagaagaagaagaaaggagCCAAGAATGAAGAAAAGAGGAAAAAGCCAAGTGgtgggagagagaaagagaaggaGCGAGCAACAGGCAATGACAGTTTTAAGAGTCGAGAGTTCATATCCAGTGATGAGAGCTCATCAGAGTCTGAAAAGGGCAAAAGGCGCAAGCGCAAG
- the pold4 gene encoding DNA polymerase delta subunit 4, translating into MTPKRGLITDTYKVVKRARRGCKRDKSPSPPKAEPEPQQPSEREKDLEELKKFDLDWKFGPCTSITRLQRWERAALHGLNPPQEIKDILLKEDTDPEYKQSLWRDYPL; encoded by the exons atgacacctAAGCGTGGATTGATCACTGACACGTACAAGGTTGTAAAGAGGGCAAGAAGAGGATGCAAGAGAGACAAGTCTCCTTCACCCCCAAAAGCAG AACCTGAGCCCCAACAACCGAGTGAGCGAGAAAAAGATCTAGAAGAGCTGAAGAAGTTTGATCTGGACTGGAAATTTGGACCATGCACTA gCATCACTCGACTGCAGAGATGGGAGAGGGCAGCGCTGCATGGACTAAATCCTCCACAGGAGATTAAAGACATTCTACTGAAGGAGGATACTGACCCAGAATACAAACAAAG TCTCTGGCGTGACTATCCCCTCTGA